One stretch of Chitinophaga pendula DNA includes these proteins:
- a CDS encoding YitT family protein: MKQHAKNVALIILGALIFAAGINYLAIPNQLSEGGVIGITIVTYYYLGWSPGIVNLLINIVLIAVGYRYLDRRSIYYTLLGIFFCSLFLYLTENKLPSITHNTLLAAIFAGLLVGIGIGLVFLAGGTTGGSAIVARLCQKFFGWSLGSSMLIFDIVVIGISSTIIGIEKTMYTFIAVYIGARVVDYIVDGFNTKRAVTIISTQTEAIARRITWDMQRGATVLHGHGAYTGSPKHVLYVIINKQELMRLKEIVQEEDVHAFVVIHEVHEVLGRGFSTQA; encoded by the coding sequence ATGAAGCAGCATGCTAAAAACGTAGCTCTTATTATCCTGGGGGCGTTGATCTTTGCCGCGGGTATTAATTACCTGGCTATTCCAAATCAGTTATCAGAGGGCGGTGTGATCGGTATTACGATAGTGACCTATTATTACCTGGGCTGGTCGCCTGGTATTGTAAACCTGTTGATCAATATTGTGTTGATCGCGGTGGGTTACCGGTATTTGGACAGGCGTAGTATTTATTATACGCTGCTCGGTATTTTCTTTTGTTCTCTCTTTTTGTATCTCACGGAGAACAAGTTGCCTTCTATTACGCATAATACGCTGCTGGCGGCGATCTTTGCCGGTTTGCTGGTGGGTATTGGCATTGGGTTGGTGTTTTTGGCCGGCGGTACTACGGGAGGTTCTGCTATTGTGGCGCGGCTTTGCCAGAAGTTCTTTGGCTGGAGCCTGGGGTCGTCGATGCTGATCTTTGATATTGTGGTGATAGGTATCTCGAGTACTATTATCGGGATAGAGAAGACGATGTATACTTTCATTGCGGTATATATAGGTGCGCGGGTGGTTGACTATATCGTGGACGGGTTCAATACCAAACGTGCGGTGACGATCATTTCGACGCAGACGGAAGCGATAGCGAGGCGTATCACCTGGGACATGCAGCGAGGTGCTACGGTACTGCACGGGCATGGGGCGTATACGGGATCGCCTAAACATGTGTTGTATGTGATCATCAACAAGCAGGAGCTGATGCGGCTGAAGGAGATCGTGCAGGAGGAGGATGTGCATGCTTTTGTGGTGATCCATGAGGTGCATGAGGTGTTGGGGCGTGGTTTTTCGACACAGGCTTAG
- a CDS encoding PQQ-dependent sugar dehydrogenase — protein sequence MKHASFFVLLALCAGVACNSQGHKDPGEDSTTVAAGGHNGVADSLPAPYATKSVTNFSKVLGWSDGKTPKAPAGFTVTKYADGFQNPRWIYVLPNGDVLVAEANTKRNLPKKIKEVVTGKAQSGNMRESADRITLLRDANNDGQPEVRAVFLENLNQPLGMLLLKDQFYVANTDGILVFPYKVNATRIDGKGRQILTLPAGGYNNHWTRNIISNKDGSRIFVSVGSGSNVGEHGMENELRRANILEISPDGSGERIYASGLRNPVGMDWAPGSHVLWTVVNERDELGDELVPDYLTGVKPNGFYGWPYAYFGQHEDPRLKGQRPDLVAKTLVPDVPLGSHTASLGLVFYNTTIFPSRYQNGAFIGQHGSWNRSALSGYKVVFVPFANGRPSGAPEDFLTGFMAEGSKSEVYGRPVGLAVARDGALLVADDAANTIWRVSASKP from the coding sequence ATGAAACATGCATCTTTTTTCGTGTTGCTGGCCCTGTGTGCCGGGGTAGCTTGTAACAGCCAAGGCCACAAGGATCCCGGTGAGGATAGTACTACTGTAGCGGCCGGCGGGCATAATGGTGTGGCGGATTCGTTACCGGCTCCTTATGCGACGAAATCTGTCACTAACTTCAGTAAGGTGCTGGGATGGTCTGATGGCAAGACACCGAAGGCACCGGCGGGATTTACGGTCACTAAATATGCAGATGGTTTTCAGAATCCGAGATGGATCTATGTGTTGCCCAACGGGGATGTACTGGTAGCAGAAGCGAACACTAAACGTAATCTTCCCAAAAAGATCAAGGAAGTAGTAACGGGTAAGGCTCAATCCGGTAATATGCGGGAGAGTGCGGACCGTATTACGCTATTGCGGGATGCGAACAACGACGGGCAGCCGGAAGTGCGGGCTGTGTTCTTGGAAAATCTTAACCAGCCATTGGGGATGTTGTTGTTAAAGGACCAATTTTATGTTGCCAATACAGACGGTATACTGGTGTTCCCTTATAAGGTGAATGCGACACGTATTGATGGTAAAGGCCGACAGATACTGACATTGCCGGCAGGCGGCTATAATAATCACTGGACGCGTAATATCATTAGTAATAAGGACGGTAGCCGGATCTTTGTGTCGGTAGGTTCGGGCAGTAATGTGGGTGAGCACGGTATGGAGAACGAGCTGAGGCGGGCGAATATACTGGAGATCAGCCCTGACGGCAGCGGGGAGCGCATTTATGCTTCCGGACTACGTAACCCGGTGGGGATGGATTGGGCACCCGGCAGCCATGTATTGTGGACGGTGGTGAATGAGCGGGATGAGTTAGGTGACGAGCTGGTACCAGATTACCTGACAGGTGTCAAGCCTAATGGTTTTTACGGGTGGCCTTATGCATATTTCGGGCAGCATGAAGACCCGCGGTTGAAAGGGCAGCGACCGGACCTGGTAGCCAAGACATTGGTACCTGATGTGCCTTTAGGATCTCATACCGCCTCTTTGGGGCTGGTATTTTACAACACTACCATTTTCCCTTCCCGATATCAGAACGGCGCTTTTATAGGCCAGCACGGTTCCTGGAACCGGTCTGCGTTGAGCGGTTATAAGGTGGTATTCGTGCCTTTTGCGAATGGCCGGCCCTCGGGTGCGCCGGAGGATTTTCTGACCGGATTTATGGCTGAAGGTAGTAAGAGTGAGGTATATGGCCGGCCGGTAGGGCTGGCGGTAGCCAGGGACGGTGCTTTGCTGGTAGCGGATGATGCAGCCAATACGATATGGCGGGTATCTGCCAGCAAGCCATAG
- a CDS encoding TonB-dependent receptor yields the protein MRHKFYILQLLLCTYSLSISAQQRPDSTRQLQEIVVQAYPGNHTLLRLPSSAAVLNSNQIKLQSVATLLPAFNTIPGVRMEERSPGSYRLSIRGSLLRSPFGIRNVKVYMDEMPLTDAGGNTYLNLLDAGSVQGIEVLKGPDGSLFGANSGGVVLLHPMAGDSSRLQFGLQGGSYGAFQEQVKWQQGSGPYQLQVSQAYQQADGYRQNTRMRRTYLQTVQQWQYAAHQRLKLMALYSDLGYLTPGGLTAVQAAANPKAARPATPTLPGAIQQQAGIYNRTFQAGLVHEADITSSLKHVISVSGTNTHFENPFITNYEARDENTAAVRTYFALHDRYIGQGSLRYSWYAGLEWQRTSSDIINYGNRGGRRDTVQAADKLVAQQHFYFTRFTLQQDRWVWEAAASLNYFSYTFRNAQTPRTRRSFTPQLMPRVALSYLITPGLSARATVSRGYSPPAIAEVRASDNIINTALQAENGWNYELGIRRNDRRQRYWLDASVFHYRLRDAIVRNLRADGTEFFRNAGGIKQTGVELQGMLWLVAPQQKGVVRGLQMHSSYTLSDFKFDDYVSAGKNFSGKQLTGVPRHTVVSNLLLQLPLRFYVFAQHNFTDRLPLVDDNAVYANAYHLVQGKIGWETAVGHAVGLAFYAGVDNLLNQRYSLGNDLNAIGGRYFNPAPDRNYYAGVSLRL from the coding sequence ATGAGGCATAAATTCTACATACTTCAGTTACTGCTATGTACCTATTCCCTTTCCATATCTGCACAGCAACGACCAGATAGCACGCGACAATTGCAGGAGATCGTCGTACAAGCTTATCCCGGCAATCACACGCTGTTAAGATTGCCCTCTTCAGCAGCGGTACTGAACAGTAACCAGATAAAGTTACAATCGGTCGCTACTTTATTACCTGCTTTCAATACTATTCCCGGCGTGCGGATGGAAGAGCGTTCTCCCGGCAGTTACCGTTTATCCATCAGAGGTAGTTTATTACGTTCTCCTTTTGGTATCCGTAATGTGAAGGTGTATATGGATGAGATGCCTCTTACGGATGCCGGTGGTAATACTTATCTGAACCTGCTGGATGCGGGTAGTGTGCAAGGGATAGAGGTGTTGAAGGGGCCTGACGGCAGTTTGTTTGGCGCTAATTCGGGCGGTGTGGTGTTGCTGCATCCGATGGCGGGTGACAGCAGCCGGTTACAATTTGGATTGCAGGGAGGTTCCTATGGTGCTTTCCAGGAGCAGGTGAAATGGCAGCAAGGTTCGGGACCTTACCAGCTGCAGGTGTCGCAGGCTTATCAGCAGGCGGATGGATACCGGCAAAATACGCGTATGCGCCGTACATATTTGCAGACGGTGCAGCAATGGCAATATGCCGCGCATCAGCGGCTTAAGCTGATGGCATTATACAGTGACCTGGGTTACCTGACACCCGGCGGGCTGACGGCGGTGCAGGCGGCCGCCAATCCGAAGGCGGCGCGGCCTGCTACTCCTACCCTACCCGGCGCTATACAGCAGCAGGCCGGCATTTACAACCGGACTTTCCAGGCGGGGCTGGTGCATGAAGCGGACATTACATCTTCGCTCAAACATGTTATCAGTGTAAGCGGCACTAACACTCACTTTGAGAATCCTTTCATTACCAATTATGAGGCGAGGGATGAGAATACGGCGGCGGTGCGTACTTATTTTGCGTTGCATGACCGTTATATTGGCCAGGGATCTTTACGATATAGTTGGTATGCCGGCCTGGAATGGCAGCGTACTTCTTCTGATATCATCAATTACGGTAACCGAGGTGGCCGGCGAGATACGGTGCAGGCGGCGGATAAGCTGGTGGCCCAGCAGCATTTTTATTTTACGCGATTTACGTTGCAGCAGGACCGTTGGGTGTGGGAAGCTGCTGCCAGTCTGAATTACTTTAGTTATACTTTCCGGAATGCGCAGACGCCCCGTACGCGTCGTAGTTTTACGCCACAGCTGATGCCAAGAGTGGCCTTGTCATATTTGATCACACCTGGGCTAAGTGCCCGAGCGACGGTGAGCAGGGGCTACTCCCCTCCTGCTATTGCGGAGGTGCGGGCTTCTGATAATATCATCAACACGGCGCTGCAGGCGGAGAATGGTTGGAACTATGAGTTAGGTATACGGCGTAATGACCGGCGGCAGCGGTATTGGTTGGATGCCAGTGTGTTCCATTACCGTTTACGGGATGCGATCGTTCGGAACCTGCGGGCTGACGGGACGGAGTTTTTCCGTAATGCCGGCGGCATCAAACAGACCGGGGTGGAGTTGCAAGGGATGTTATGGCTGGTGGCTCCGCAGCAAAAGGGGGTGGTACGAGGTTTACAGATGCACAGCAGTTATACTTTGAGTGATTTCAAATTTGACGATTATGTCAGTGCCGGCAAGAACTTTTCCGGCAAGCAGCTGACGGGAGTGCCCCGCCATACGGTGGTATCGAACCTGCTGTTGCAGTTGCCGTTACGTTTCTATGTATTTGCGCAGCATAACTTTACGGACCGGCTGCCCTTGGTAGATGACAATGCGGTGTATGCGAATGCTTATCACCTGGTGCAAGGTAAGATCGGATGGGAGACAGCTGTGGGGCATGCGGTCGGGCTGGCATTTTATGCCGGGGTAGATAACCTGTTGAACCAGCGTTATAGTTTGGGTAATGACCTGAATGCTATCGGTGGGCGTTATTTTAATCCGGCGCCTGACCGGAATTATTATGCCGGGGTATCGCTTCGGTTATAG
- the galK gene encoding galactokinase gives MDLTTFNTLSKAYFDRLPLTVKAAGRINLIGEHTDYNNGFVLPAAIDKAVYLSIVQRDDNQIILHALDLDDHYQGNTNDLTPSGKHWPDYLLGVVQQLQNRGHAITGFECTFGGNIPQGAGLSSSAALECATAFALNELLQLDIDKIDLVKYAQAAENEFVGVRCGIMDQFASMFGKKNQLVKLDCGSLEYEYIPFRFDDVSLVLLDTRVKHSLASSEYNTRRAECEQGVAWIQPHHPAVKTLRDASLEMLDTYVKPNSQVVYNRCRYVVEEIQRLRDACEDLRNDNLDAFGQKMFATHEGLDKLYNVSCPELNWLVELVKDDPAVYGARMMGGGFGGCTINIVKKEAVPALLEKAKEGYAKQFNVALEAYVTSIENGCSLVQQEALVG, from the coding sequence GTGGACTTAACAACATTTAATACGCTGAGCAAAGCATACTTTGATCGCTTACCCCTCACCGTAAAAGCTGCTGGCCGTATCAACCTGATCGGCGAACATACTGACTATAACAATGGATTCGTATTGCCTGCCGCCATCGACAAAGCAGTATACCTCTCCATCGTCCAAAGAGATGACAACCAGATCATCCTCCACGCCCTCGATCTCGACGACCACTACCAGGGGAATACCAACGATCTCACCCCCAGCGGCAAACACTGGCCCGACTACCTCCTGGGTGTCGTACAGCAACTGCAGAATCGCGGACATGCCATTACCGGCTTCGAATGTACCTTCGGTGGCAACATACCACAGGGCGCTGGCCTCTCATCCTCGGCCGCGCTCGAATGTGCCACCGCTTTCGCCCTCAACGAACTGCTCCAGCTGGATATTGATAAAATAGATCTCGTGAAATACGCCCAGGCCGCCGAAAACGAATTCGTAGGCGTACGCTGCGGCATCATGGACCAATTCGCCAGCATGTTCGGCAAGAAAAACCAATTGGTAAAACTGGACTGCGGCTCCCTCGAATATGAATACATCCCCTTCCGGTTCGACGATGTCAGCCTCGTTTTACTCGACACCCGCGTAAAGCACTCCCTGGCCTCCTCAGAATACAACACCCGCCGCGCAGAATGCGAACAGGGGGTCGCCTGGATACAACCCCACCACCCGGCAGTAAAAACCCTCCGCGACGCTTCCCTGGAAATGCTCGATACCTACGTTAAGCCTAACAGTCAGGTCGTTTACAACCGCTGCCGCTACGTAGTAGAAGAAATACAACGCCTCCGCGATGCCTGCGAAGACCTCCGCAACGATAACCTCGATGCCTTCGGCCAAAAAATGTTCGCCACCCACGAAGGCCTCGACAAACTATACAACGTAAGCTGCCCCGAACTCAACTGGCTCGTCGAACTCGTTAAAGACGACCCGGCAGTATACGGCGCCCGCATGATGGGCGGCGGATTCGGTGGCTGTACCATCAACATCGTCAAAAAAGAAGCCGTACCGGCCTTGCTCGAAAAAGCCAAAGAAGGCTACGCCAAACAATTCAATGTCGCCCTCGAAGCATATGTTACCAGCATCGAAAATGGCTGCAGCCTCGTTCAACAAGAAGCCCTCGTCGGATAG
- a CDS encoding LacI family DNA-binding transcriptional regulator — translation MTKKTTIADLARELNLTGATISRALNNRKGISEETRKLVLDTAERLNYQRDRIAYSLRSGRTNIIGVLIPSAEINFFGSVVHGIESIANQHGYSVLIYQSNELTEFEKKGIETFKSTRVDGILASIAKETSDFDHFLSIKEEGIPLVFFDRANDNLNIPSVVVDDFKGAFTATTHLIEQGYTRIAHIAGQQHLKIFKDRLEGYKAALKANNLPIRDELIYHGNVSIEAGRQAIRHLLSIPNPPDAVFAVEDFTALGAIKELKEKDINIPGQFGVMGFANEAFDEHITPSLSSVDQQTVLMGKEAFKLLYQLINTQGKTPVQTRTRVVLDALPVFRHSSARRK, via the coding sequence TTGACAAAAAAAACCACAATAGCTGATCTGGCCCGCGAACTGAACCTCACCGGCGCTACTATCTCCCGGGCACTCAATAACCGCAAAGGTATCAGCGAAGAAACCCGCAAACTCGTACTCGATACCGCCGAAAGGCTCAACTACCAACGCGACAGGATCGCCTATTCCCTCCGCTCCGGCCGCACCAATATCATCGGTGTCCTCATCCCAAGCGCAGAGATCAACTTCTTCGGGTCCGTCGTACATGGCATCGAATCCATCGCCAACCAACATGGATACAGTGTCCTCATCTACCAATCCAACGAGCTGACCGAATTCGAAAAAAAAGGTATCGAAACCTTTAAAAGCACCCGCGTAGATGGCATCCTAGCCTCCATCGCCAAAGAAACATCCGACTTCGATCACTTCCTCTCCATCAAAGAAGAAGGAATACCACTCGTATTCTTCGATCGTGCCAACGATAACCTCAACATCCCGTCCGTCGTAGTAGACGACTTCAAAGGCGCCTTCACCGCCACCACCCACCTCATCGAACAGGGATACACCCGCATCGCCCACATCGCCGGACAACAACATCTTAAAATATTCAAAGACCGCCTCGAAGGGTATAAAGCCGCCCTCAAAGCCAACAACCTGCCCATCCGGGATGAACTGATCTATCATGGCAACGTATCCATCGAAGCAGGCCGTCAGGCAATCCGCCACCTCCTCAGCATCCCCAATCCCCCCGATGCCGTCTTCGCAGTAGAAGACTTCACCGCACTGGGAGCCATCAAAGAACTCAAGGAAAAAGATATCAACATCCCCGGCCAGTTCGGCGTAATGGGATTCGCCAACGAAGCCTTCGACGAACATATCACCCCCAGCTTGTCATCCGTCGACCAGCAAACCGTCCTCATGGGAAAAGAAGCCTTCAAACTCCTCTACCAACTGATCAACACCCAGGGCAAAACACCCGTACAGACCCGAACCCGCGTCGTCCTCGACGCCCTGCCCGTCTTCCGGCATTCCTCCGCCCGCCGCAAATAA
- a CDS encoding acyltransferase family protein, with amino-acid sequence MTQNTARFLPLDVFRGMTVCFMIIVNTPGTDQVFGPLRHAHWHGFTPTDLVFPSFLFAVGNAMSFSMRKFETLPHATVVGKVLKRTALIFLLGFLMYWLPFFRPAAGGGLELIPIGETRILGVLQRIALCYGLASLLIHFLPRKGVISAAVVLLLGYWAVLWFFGTPGEQYTIQGNAGLALDKLIMGDAHLYKGEGFPFDPEGILSTFPAIVNVIAGYYAGLYIQQRGKTLSGLYPMLIAGIVLVALAYTWDLSFPINKKLWTSSYVLLTVGLDLLILSVLIYIIDIQHSQGWTGFFTVFGKNPLFLYLLSEVLAIFLYTFSTGTVSWYEWINTHIFQPPAPGKVGSLLFALTYMLLCWVVGKWLDAKRIYVRV; translated from the coding sequence ATGACACAAAATACCGCTCGATTCCTACCGCTGGATGTGTTCCGTGGTATGACCGTTTGTTTTATGATCATCGTTAATACACCTGGTACGGACCAGGTATTCGGGCCGTTGCGGCATGCGCACTGGCATGGGTTTACGCCTACGGACCTGGTATTTCCATCTTTTCTTTTTGCTGTCGGCAATGCGATGAGTTTCAGCATGCGTAAGTTTGAGACGTTGCCGCACGCGACGGTTGTCGGAAAGGTGTTGAAGCGGACGGCATTGATCTTCCTATTAGGATTCCTGATGTACTGGCTTCCCTTTTTCCGGCCGGCGGCAGGTGGAGGGTTGGAGCTGATCCCTATCGGGGAGACCCGGATACTGGGTGTATTGCAACGTATAGCGCTGTGTTACGGGTTGGCATCATTGCTGATCCATTTTCTTCCACGGAAGGGAGTGATCAGTGCTGCTGTGGTGTTACTACTCGGCTATTGGGCGGTACTATGGTTTTTCGGTACCCCCGGTGAGCAATATACTATCCAGGGGAATGCGGGTCTTGCCCTGGATAAACTGATCATGGGGGATGCGCATCTGTATAAGGGTGAGGGATTTCCTTTTGACCCGGAGGGTATACTCAGTACCTTCCCTGCCATTGTGAATGTGATCGCGGGTTATTATGCTGGATTATATATACAGCAGCGGGGTAAGACCTTATCCGGTTTGTATCCGATGCTGATCGCCGGTATTGTGTTGGTTGCGCTGGCTTATACCTGGGATCTCTCTTTCCCCATCAACAAAAAACTATGGACCAGTTCTTATGTATTGCTGACAGTGGGGCTAGACCTGCTGATCCTGTCGGTGTTAATTTACATCATTGACATCCAGCATTCTCAAGGCTGGACGGGGTTCTTCACTGTATTCGGCAAGAATCCTCTGTTCTTATATCTTTTATCGGAGGTACTTGCTATTTTCCTCTATACCTTTAGCACTGGTACCGTCAGCTGGTATGAGTGGATCAATACGCATATTTTCCAGCCACCGGCGCCCGGCAAGGTAGGCTCTTTACTTTTTGCGCTTACGTACATGTTGTTATGCTGGGTGGTAGGTAAATGGCTGGATGCAAAACGTATATATGTGCGGGTGTAG